A single Kribbella aluminosa DNA region contains:
- a CDS encoding SGNH/GDSL hydrolase family protein — translation MSIVLDPRRTVVFAGDSVTDCGRRTDPDGLGDGYVRRLYDDLGDNRPPIVNAGISGNRAVELAARWATDVLAHDPALVSILIGINDTWRRYDKNDPTTPESFEASYRALLDPLSCPVVLMEPFLLPVKDGQDAWREDLDPKLEAVRKLAVEYGAILVPTDVELTKQAVSVGPAALAGDGVHPSPAGHQALADLWRHYVLD, via the coding sequence GTGAGCATCGTTCTGGACCCCCGGCGGACCGTCGTGTTCGCCGGGGACTCGGTGACCGACTGCGGCCGCCGCACCGACCCGGACGGGCTCGGCGACGGCTATGTGCGCAGGCTGTACGACGATCTCGGCGACAACCGGCCGCCGATCGTCAACGCCGGCATCAGTGGCAACCGGGCGGTCGAGCTGGCCGCCCGGTGGGCCACCGATGTGCTGGCCCACGACCCGGCGCTGGTGTCGATCCTGATCGGGATCAACGACACCTGGCGGCGGTACGACAAGAACGACCCGACGACGCCCGAGTCCTTCGAGGCGTCGTACCGCGCACTGCTCGACCCACTGTCCTGTCCGGTGGTGCTGATGGAGCCGTTCCTGCTGCCGGTGAAGGACGGGCAGGACGCGTGGCGCGAGGACCTGGACCCGAAGCTCGAGGCGGTCCGGAAGCTGGCCGTCGAGTACGGCGCGATCCTGGTGCCGACCGACGTCGAGCTGACCAAGCAGGCGGTCTCGGTCGGACCCGCTGCACTCGCGGGCGACGGCGTACACCCGTCGCCGGCCGGACATCAGGCGCTCGCCGATCTGTGGCGCCACTACGTCCTCGACTGA
- a CDS encoding Gfo/Idh/MocA family protein, which yields MSSVGVGVIGAGVISDAYIKSMQSFPDLKVVAIGDLRPDAAEAKAKEYGIEAHGGPEVVLNNPDVEIVVNLTIPVAHVEVALAAVASGKHVWSEKPFSLDQDSGLKLLATAKDAGVRLGCAPDTILGPGLQESRRIIERGEIGTPLTALTLMQSPGPESWHPNPAFLFQEGAGPLWDIGPYYLTTLVQLFGPVAAVAGIGSKSKEKRTIGSGPLAGTDFDVTVPTHVSAIAKFESGQSSQSIFSFDSPLSRGGFVEITGSDATLAVPDPNGFDGAIKIRRRGAEDWETIAETKAVAQRGTGVLEMARAIRADRPHRATGALAFHIVDVMASVTDSIDTGAFVDVQSTVEVAPILPDDWDVTAATL from the coding sequence ATGAGTTCGGTTGGCGTAGGTGTGATCGGCGCCGGAGTGATCTCCGACGCCTACATCAAGAGCATGCAGAGCTTCCCGGACCTGAAGGTGGTCGCGATCGGCGACCTCCGGCCGGATGCGGCCGAGGCGAAGGCCAAGGAGTACGGCATCGAGGCCCACGGGGGCCCCGAGGTGGTGCTGAACAACCCGGACGTCGAGATCGTGGTCAACCTGACCATCCCGGTCGCGCACGTCGAGGTGGCGCTCGCAGCCGTTGCCTCGGGCAAGCATGTCTGGAGCGAGAAGCCGTTTTCCCTCGACCAGGACAGCGGCCTCAAGCTGCTGGCCACGGCGAAGGACGCGGGTGTCCGGCTCGGTTGCGCGCCGGACACCATCCTCGGCCCGGGGCTGCAGGAGTCCCGGCGGATCATCGAGCGCGGTGAGATCGGTACGCCGCTGACCGCGCTCACGCTGATGCAGTCCCCCGGCCCGGAGTCCTGGCACCCGAACCCGGCGTTCCTGTTCCAGGAGGGTGCTGGCCCGCTCTGGGACATCGGCCCGTACTACCTGACCACGCTGGTGCAGCTGTTCGGTCCGGTCGCCGCGGTCGCGGGGATCGGGTCGAAGTCGAAGGAGAAGCGCACGATCGGCTCCGGTCCGCTGGCAGGGACCGACTTCGACGTGACCGTGCCGACGCATGTCAGCGCGATCGCGAAGTTCGAGTCGGGGCAGTCGTCGCAGAGCATCTTCAGCTTCGACTCGCCGCTGTCGCGGGGTGGGTTCGTCGAGATCACCGGCTCCGACGCGACGCTCGCCGTACCGGACCCGAACGGGTTCGACGGTGCGATCAAGATCCGTCGTCGCGGCGCCGAGGACTGGGAGACGATCGCGGAGACGAAGGCCGTCGCGCAACGCGGTACCGGCGTACTCGAGATGGCGCGCGCCATCCGGGCCGACCGGCCGCACCGGGCGACCGGGGCGCTGGCGTTCCACATCGTCGACGTGATGGCCTCGGTCACCGACTCGATCGACACCGGCGCGTTCGTCGACGTCCAGAGCACCGTCGAGGTCGCGCCGATCCTGCCGGACGACTGGGATGTGACGGCGGCCACTCTGTGA
- a CDS encoding sugar phosphate isomerase/epimerase family protein encodes MVAKDHLSLQLYTVRGKLEEDFDGTLARIAEIGYTKVEPFGVTAFADRLAEALPKHGLSAPTTHAGLLREDSAPIYAAAERLGITTVIDPHTDPARWQSADGIKEIADGLNKAAAEAADHGITVGYHNHQFELESKIGGAHGLEILADNLADNVILEVDTYWAAVGGADVPALLKKFGERVTAIHVKDGDGTLNNKAQVAVGDGTIAVRDILAAAPQALRVVELDDFTGEILDAVEGSYAFLTGEGAPE; translated from the coding sequence ATGGTCGCAAAGGACCACCTGTCCCTCCAGCTCTACACGGTGCGGGGCAAGCTCGAGGAAGACTTCGACGGCACCCTGGCCCGGATCGCGGAGATCGGCTACACGAAGGTCGAGCCCTTCGGCGTGACGGCCTTCGCCGATCGTCTCGCCGAGGCGCTGCCCAAGCACGGTCTCTCGGCCCCGACCACCCACGCCGGCCTGCTCCGCGAGGACAGCGCCCCGATCTACGCCGCGGCCGAGCGGCTCGGCATCACCACGGTGATCGACCCGCACACCGACCCGGCCCGCTGGCAGTCGGCGGACGGCATCAAGGAGATCGCCGACGGGCTGAACAAGGCCGCCGCCGAGGCCGCCGACCACGGCATCACGGTCGGCTACCACAACCACCAGTTCGAGCTCGAGTCGAAGATCGGCGGCGCGCACGGCCTGGAGATCCTGGCCGACAACCTGGCCGACAACGTGATCCTCGAGGTCGACACGTACTGGGCCGCGGTCGGCGGTGCCGACGTACCGGCGCTGCTGAAGAAGTTCGGCGAGCGGGTCACCGCGATCCACGTCAAGGACGGCGACGGGACGCTGAACAACAAGGCGCAGGTGGCGGTCGGCGACGGCACCATCGCGGTCCGGGACATCCTGGCCGCCGCGCCGCAGGCCCTGCGGGTCGTCGAGCTCGACGACTTCACCGGCGAGATCCTCGACGCGGTCGAGGGCTCCTACGCCTTCCTCACCGGAGAGGGTGCGCCTGAATGA
- a CDS encoding LacI family DNA-binding transcriptional regulator, with the protein MSRVTIKEIARRCGVSQGAVSYALNNRPGVSAATRARVLRVAAELEWVPNTAARQLSAARSETFGLVLARTPQTLAEEPYFMGFVGGVESVLAEHSYALALQVVADLGAELATYRKWVAERRVDGVIVVDLRVGDPRIPVLRKLGLPAVLVGDPALADGMPCVWTDSTAAMTAALDHVASLGHKVIARIAGPPEFGDVWIRDQAFDAAVRRLGLTAVTRHTDYSAAAGAAATREVLAGHPTAIVYDNDLMAVAGLAVVQALELRIPDDLTLVAWDDSTLCRITHPTLTALSHNVVGYGAEVTRRLFDVLAGAQPQAHLYSTPLLIIRESSARRP; encoded by the coding sequence GTGTCTCGTGTGACCATCAAGGAGATCGCCCGGCGGTGCGGGGTCTCGCAAGGGGCGGTGTCGTACGCCCTCAACAACCGGCCCGGCGTCTCCGCGGCCACCCGGGCCCGGGTACTGCGGGTCGCCGCCGAACTCGAGTGGGTACCGAACACGGCCGCCCGGCAACTGTCCGCGGCGCGCAGCGAGACGTTCGGGCTGGTGCTCGCGCGGACCCCGCAGACGCTGGCCGAGGAGCCGTACTTCATGGGCTTCGTCGGCGGCGTCGAGTCGGTCCTCGCGGAGCACTCGTACGCGCTGGCCCTGCAGGTGGTGGCCGATCTCGGCGCGGAGCTCGCGACGTACCGGAAATGGGTCGCCGAACGGCGTGTCGACGGCGTGATCGTGGTCGACCTCCGCGTCGGCGACCCGCGGATCCCGGTACTGCGGAAGCTCGGTCTGCCGGCCGTCCTGGTCGGCGACCCGGCGCTGGCGGACGGCATGCCGTGCGTGTGGACGGACAGTACGGCGGCGATGACCGCGGCGCTCGATCACGTCGCGTCCCTCGGCCACAAGGTGATCGCGCGGATCGCCGGACCGCCCGAGTTCGGTGACGTCTGGATCCGCGACCAGGCCTTCGACGCCGCCGTACGCCGGCTCGGGCTGACCGCGGTCACCCGGCACACCGACTACTCCGCGGCCGCCGGCGCCGCCGCCACCCGTGAGGTCTTGGCCGGGCATCCGACCGCGATCGTCTACGACAACGACCTGATGGCGGTCGCCGGACTGGCCGTCGTCCAGGCGCTCGAGCTACGCATCCCGGACGACCTCACGCTGGTCGCCTGGGACGACTCGACGCTCTGCCGGATCACCCACCCGACGCTGACCGCGCTCAGCCACAACGTCGTCGGGTACGGCGCCGAGGTCACCCGCCGCCTGTTCGACGTACTGGCCGGGGCTCAGCCGCAGGCGCACCTGTACTCGACGCCGCTGCTCATCATCCGGGAGAGCTCGGCACGCAGGCCGTGA
- a CDS encoding molybdopterin-dependent oxidoreductase, with protein sequence MTVRRTSCNLCEAICGVLVTVEDGRVTDIRGDESDPLSRGHICPKAVALRDLQDDPDRLTTPVRRTSDGWQPIGWDAAYELIADRLTGIQREHGRNSVGVYLGNPNVHSLGALTHMPTMVRQLRTRNRFSATSIDQLPQMLSSYLLYGHQLMVPVPDIDRTSYLLMLGANPLASNGSMMTAPGFGKRLKELRKRGGKVLVVDPRRTETAAVSDEHHFVRPGTDAAFLLALIHEVISQGFAHPAEYVDGLATVEAEVEKWTPERAAAITGIPAAVIQRVATEFATAERAACYGRVGVSTQQFGAICQWAIQVLNIITGNLDRPGGTMFPRPAVNTLLGLGRGHVGVWKSRVRGLPEFGGELPVSTMAEEILTPGDGQIRALVTVAGNPVLSTPDGRRLDEALGSLDFMVAVDPYINETTRHADVILPPAPPLERDHYDIVFHQLAVRNTARWNDAVLPKPATARHDWEIFRDLGLALVRRTPWSRRRAEATARLRVPPRWIVDAGLRIGPYRLSVGKLRRSPGGIDLGPLQPALPGALHKTSKRIDLAQRMILDDLPRLDALQPLSADELLLIGRRHLRNNNSWMHNSARLVKGRPRHQLLMHPHDLADRDLADGQLVTITSAAGSISVEVAASNDIMRGVVSLPHGFGHNRDGSRLTVANQVAGQSINDITDSALIDPTSGTAAVNGVPVTVTACVPSSPG encoded by the coding sequence ATGACCGTACGGCGGACGTCCTGCAACCTGTGTGAAGCGATCTGCGGTGTGCTGGTGACGGTCGAGGACGGCCGGGTGACCGACATCCGCGGCGACGAGTCGGATCCGCTGTCCCGCGGTCACATCTGTCCGAAGGCGGTCGCGCTCCGCGATCTCCAGGACGACCCGGACCGGTTGACGACGCCGGTACGCCGGACGTCCGACGGCTGGCAGCCGATCGGGTGGGACGCGGCGTACGAGCTGATCGCCGACCGGCTGACCGGGATCCAGCGGGAGCACGGGCGGAACTCCGTCGGCGTCTACCTGGGTAACCCGAACGTGCACAGCCTCGGCGCGCTCACGCACATGCCGACGATGGTCCGGCAGCTGCGGACCCGGAACCGGTTCAGCGCGACGTCGATCGACCAGCTGCCGCAGATGCTGTCGTCGTACCTGCTGTACGGGCACCAGCTGATGGTTCCGGTACCGGACATCGACCGTACGTCGTACCTGCTGATGCTCGGCGCGAATCCGCTCGCGTCGAACGGCAGCATGATGACCGCGCCGGGTTTCGGAAAACGTTTGAAGGAGTTGCGGAAACGCGGCGGAAAGGTGCTGGTCGTCGATCCACGCCGGACCGAGACCGCGGCGGTTTCCGACGAGCATCATTTCGTCCGTCCGGGGACGGATGCGGCATTCCTGCTGGCATTGATCCACGAGGTGATCTCGCAGGGTTTCGCGCATCCCGCGGAGTACGTCGACGGTCTGGCGACGGTCGAGGCCGAGGTGGAGAAGTGGACGCCGGAACGCGCGGCCGCGATCACCGGGATCCCGGCCGCGGTGATCCAGCGGGTGGCGACCGAGTTCGCGACGGCCGAGCGGGCGGCCTGTTACGGGCGGGTAGGGGTGTCGACACAGCAGTTCGGGGCGATCTGCCAGTGGGCGATCCAGGTGCTCAACATCATCACCGGGAACCTCGACCGGCCCGGCGGCACGATGTTCCCGCGACCGGCGGTGAACACGCTGCTCGGCCTGGGCCGCGGACATGTCGGGGTGTGGAAGAGCCGGGTGCGCGGGCTTCCCGAGTTCGGCGGCGAGTTGCCGGTGTCGACGATGGCCGAGGAGATCCTGACTCCCGGCGACGGGCAGATCCGGGCGCTGGTGACGGTCGCCGGCAACCCGGTGCTGTCGACGCCGGACGGGCGCCGGCTGGACGAGGCGCTCGGGTCGCTGGACTTCATGGTCGCGGTGGATCCGTACATCAACGAGACGACCCGGCACGCCGACGTGATCCTGCCGCCGGCGCCACCGCTGGAACGCGACCACTACGACATCGTTTTCCACCAGTTGGCGGTCCGGAACACGGCCCGGTGGAACGACGCCGTCCTCCCGAAGCCCGCGACGGCGCGGCACGACTGGGAGATCTTCCGCGACCTCGGCCTGGCGCTGGTACGGCGTACTCCCTGGAGCCGGCGTCGCGCCGAGGCGACGGCACGGCTGCGGGTGCCGCCGCGCTGGATCGTCGACGCCGGGCTGCGGATCGGGCCGTACCGGTTGTCGGTCGGGAAACTGCGACGCTCGCCGGGCGGGATCGACCTCGGGCCGCTGCAGCCCGCACTGCCCGGGGCGTTGCACAAGACGTCGAAGCGGATCGACCTGGCACAGCGGATGATCCTCGACGACCTGCCCCGGCTGGACGCCCTGCAACCGCTGTCCGCCGACGAGCTGTTGCTGATCGGGCGCCGGCACCTGCGGAACAACAACTCCTGGATGCACAACTCCGCGCGGCTGGTGAAGGGCCGGCCGCGGCACCAGCTGCTGATGCACCCGCACGACCTGGCCGACCGCGACCTCGCCGACGGCCAGCTCGTCACGATCACCTCCGCGGCCGGCTCGATCTCCGTGGAAGTTGCCGCCAGCAACGACATCATGCGCGGCGTGGTCAGCCTGCCGCACGGCTTCGGCCACAACCGGGACGGCTCCCGGCTGACCGTCGCGAACCAGGTCGCCGGCCAGAGCATCAACGACATCACCGACAGCGCCCTGATCGATCCGACGTCCGGCACGGCCGCGGTCAACGGCGTACCGGTCACCGTCACGGCCTGCGTGCCGAGCTCTCCCGGATGA
- a CDS encoding AAA family ATPase, with protein sequence MESEGVIVVSGIMAAGKSSVSQMLAERFQYGVHLRGDVFRRMIVSGQASMADDVIAAQRQLQLRYRLACLSADEYARAGFTVVLQDVVIGELLREFLDGIRTRPRYLVVLTPRPEVISGRIGGARHLVDELDYELHAFSPRRGLWLDNSDLSVGETVDAILGRLDEARFDS encoded by the coding sequence ATGGAGTCCGAGGGGGTGATCGTCGTCAGCGGAATCATGGCGGCGGGGAAGTCGTCGGTGTCCCAGATGCTCGCCGAGAGGTTCCAGTACGGCGTGCATCTTCGGGGGGACGTTTTCCGGCGGATGATCGTGAGTGGGCAGGCCTCGATGGCCGACGACGTGATCGCGGCCCAGCGGCAGTTGCAGCTGCGCTACCGGCTCGCCTGCCTTTCCGCCGACGAGTACGCGCGCGCCGGGTTCACCGTGGTCCTGCAGGACGTGGTGATCGGTGAGTTGCTGCGCGAGTTCCTGGACGGGATCCGGACCAGGCCGCGCTATCTCGTCGTACTGACGCCGCGGCCGGAGGTGATCTCCGGCCGGATCGGCGGTGCGCGTCATCTGGTCGACGAGCTCGACTACGAGCTGCATGCCTTCAGTCCGCGGCGCGGGTTGTGGCTGGACAACTCGGACCTGTCGGTCGGCGAGACCGTGGACGCGATCCTCGGCCGGCTCGACGAGGCACGCTTCGACTCGTAG
- a CDS encoding TetR/AcrR family transcriptional regulator: MPKIVDHATRREEIAEALWRVVRRDGIRAASVRTIAAEAGWSAGAVRYYFPDQDGLLSFAMDLVSRRVTERISAIAPKGSVPAIVLRYLDEVLPLDEERRAEFDIWLAFMAQAQAETGAGTLHAHIDTVHNELRELCASLIRALADAGLLKDGLDVRREAERLHALLDGLALHAAIQPDRTTPARVRQLTRHHVESLLA, encoded by the coding sequence ATGCCGAAGATCGTCGACCACGCCACCCGCCGCGAGGAGATCGCCGAGGCGCTCTGGCGGGTGGTCCGCCGGGACGGGATCCGGGCCGCGTCGGTGCGCACGATCGCCGCCGAGGCCGGCTGGTCCGCGGGCGCGGTGCGCTACTACTTCCCCGATCAGGACGGCCTGCTCAGCTTCGCGATGGACCTGGTGTCGCGACGGGTCACCGAGCGGATCAGCGCGATCGCGCCCAAGGGCAGCGTGCCGGCCATCGTGCTGCGCTACCTCGACGAGGTGCTGCCGCTGGACGAGGAGCGCCGCGCGGAGTTCGACATCTGGCTGGCGTTCATGGCACAGGCCCAGGCCGAGACCGGCGCCGGCACGCTGCATGCCCACATCGACACCGTGCACAACGAGCTCCGCGAACTGTGCGCGTCGCTGATCCGCGCACTGGCCGACGCCGGCCTGCTCAAGGACGGCCTCGACGTGCGCCGTGAGGCCGAACGGTTGCACGCCCTGCTCGACGGACTCGCCCTGCACGCGGCGATCCAGCCGGACCGCACCACCCCGGCCCGTGTCCGACAGTTGACGAGACACCACGTCGAGTCACTGCTGGCCTAA
- a CDS encoding 2TM domain-containing protein — MLLAVIAACEIGFWVLLAAGLVTRYLLRLRRTGMVLLAAVPLVDVVLLVASVVDIQRGAAPSFKHSLAAIFVGVSVGFGHQTLKWADKWAAHFMAGAPRPAKLPKKGPERARHERAGWLRHLISYGVGVGLMLVLGLLSGRGYDALLAPAGPWTLVLVIDAIVSFSYSFSRSEEKQSV, encoded by the coding sequence GTGCTGCTCGCTGTGATCGCGGCGTGTGAGATCGGCTTCTGGGTGTTGCTGGCCGCGGGCCTGGTGACGCGGTACCTGCTGCGGCTGCGCAGGACCGGGATGGTGCTGCTCGCCGCCGTACCGCTGGTCGACGTCGTGCTGCTGGTGGCGAGCGTCGTGGATATCCAGCGCGGCGCGGCGCCGTCGTTCAAGCACTCGCTGGCCGCGATCTTCGTCGGCGTCAGCGTCGGCTTCGGCCATCAGACGCTGAAGTGGGCGGACAAGTGGGCCGCGCACTTCATGGCCGGTGCGCCACGCCCGGCGAAGCTGCCGAAGAAGGGACCGGAGCGCGCCCGGCACGAACGCGCCGGCTGGCTCCGGCACCTGATCTCGTACGGCGTCGGCGTCGGCCTCATGCTCGTCCTCGGCCTGCTCTCCGGACGCGGGTACGACGCGCTGCTCGCGCCCGCGGGACCGTGGACGCTGGTGCTGGTGATCGACGCGATCGTCTCGTTCAGCTACTCGTTCTCCCGGTCCGAGGAGAAACAGTCGGTGTGA
- a CDS encoding Pr6Pr family membrane protein: MTTGGRVWAAVTVAVVACGIVIQLFVTANGPGDGFFTDNPERVFNVFAYFTIQSNLLLGGTALMLVMQPDRPESTLLKTLRLNGVLCIAVTGIVYHTVLAGLGHLHGWAEVANFLLHTTAPVVGVLGWLLFGPRGTIDWRIVGWSVVYPLLWLVFTLIRGAFVGFYPYPFVNVDEHGYGRVLLNCLLVAVLFLALAAGANTLDRRLRRKRTVER; encoded by the coding sequence ATGACAACGGGTGGGCGGGTCTGGGCTGCGGTGACCGTGGCGGTAGTGGCGTGCGGGATCGTCATCCAGTTGTTCGTGACGGCGAACGGCCCCGGTGACGGCTTCTTCACGGACAACCCGGAGCGGGTCTTCAACGTGTTCGCGTACTTCACCATCCAGTCGAACCTGCTGCTCGGCGGTACGGCGCTGATGCTGGTGATGCAGCCGGATCGCCCGGAGTCGACTCTCCTCAAGACGCTGCGGCTGAACGGCGTGCTGTGCATCGCGGTGACCGGGATCGTCTACCACACGGTGCTGGCCGGTCTGGGCCACCTGCACGGGTGGGCGGAGGTGGCGAACTTCCTGCTGCACACGACGGCCCCGGTGGTCGGCGTACTGGGCTGGCTGCTGTTCGGCCCGCGCGGCACGATCGACTGGCGGATCGTCGGGTGGTCGGTCGTGTACCCGCTGCTCTGGCTGGTGTTCACGCTGATCCGCGGTGCGTTCGTCGGGTTCTACCCGTACCCGTTCGTGAACGTCGACGAGCACGGGTACGGACGGGTGCTGCTGAACTGTCTGCTGGTGGCGGTACTGTTCCTGGCTCTGGCGGCCGGGGCGAACACGCTCGACCGCCGCTTGCGCCGGAAGAGAACCGTCGAAAGGTAG
- a CDS encoding transglycosylase family protein, producing the protein MARTISIAGLGAGITAVGTASAFAADYTVKSGDTLSQIAQANGADWHQLAQLNHLKDPNLILIGQTLTLDGVKSSASKDQAPQVSPKSESYKSDNGATKSQTRKSDSNRTSRSADRPQASNGGGGGGKANLSGAWAQVANCESSGNPRAVNGGGYYGLFQFDLQTWRSVGGSGNPTNASAGEQLMRAKKLYSQRGASPWPVCGRFLR; encoded by the coding sequence GTGGCCCGAACCATCTCCATCGCCGGTCTGGGAGCCGGCATCACCGCCGTCGGAACGGCCTCGGCCTTCGCGGCCGACTACACGGTCAAGTCCGGTGACACCCTGTCGCAGATCGCGCAGGCGAACGGTGCCGACTGGCACCAGCTGGCCCAGCTCAACCACCTGAAGGACCCGAACCTGATCCTGATCGGGCAGACGCTGACCCTCGACGGCGTCAAGAGCTCGGCCAGCAAGGACCAGGCCCCGCAGGTCAGCCCGAAGTCCGAGAGCTACAAGTCGGACAACGGCGCAACGAAGTCCCAGACGCGGAAGTCCGACAGCAACCGGACCAGCCGCTCCGCGGACCGCCCGCAGGCGAGCAACGGCGGCGGCGGCGGCGGCAAGGCGAACCTCAGCGGCGCCTGGGCCCAGGTCGCGAACTGTGAGTCCAGCGGCAACCCGCGCGCTGTGAACGGTGGTGGCTACTACGGTCTGTTCCAGTTCGACCTGCAGACCTGGCGCAGCGTCGGCGGCTCCGGCAACCCGACGAACGCGTCGGCCGGCGAGCAGCTGATGCGGGCGAAGAAGCTGTACTCGCAGCGCGGCGCCTCCCCGTGGCCGGTCTGCGGCAGGTTCCTCCGCTGA
- a CDS encoding DUF5946 family protein: MNSPDDTQSSTVCPGCRAVLPRTEWPGTTKYNATTECAEVSGELLGFEVGNAARLGYLHQLRIDAYGAQHVHPDAPRIGPLFALNGLYMFLERGSGNLAVRTAHGIMANSYDDWPRLVPPPQVGDLTASDVLTAGGVDEVESTLLRWAREVWESWPDAERETVRNLTVELVPERYFEHG, from the coding sequence GTGAACTCCCCGGATGACACGCAGTCGTCAACAGTTTGTCCAGGCTGCCGCGCCGTACTGCCCCGAACCGAGTGGCCCGGTACGACGAAGTACAACGCGACCACGGAGTGCGCGGAGGTGTCCGGCGAGCTGCTCGGCTTCGAGGTCGGGAACGCCGCCCGGCTCGGCTACCTGCACCAACTCCGGATCGACGCGTACGGCGCTCAGCACGTACACCCGGACGCCCCGCGGATCGGCCCGCTGTTCGCACTGAACGGCCTCTACATGTTCCTCGAACGCGGCTCCGGGAACCTCGCCGTCCGGACCGCGCACGGCATCATGGCGAACTCGTACGACGACTGGCCGCGGCTCGTTCCGCCGCCACAGGTCGGCGACCTGACGGCGTCCGACGTACTCACCGCCGGGGGCGTCGACGAGGTTGAGTCGACCCTGCTCAGGTGGGCCCGTGAGGTGTGGGAGTCCTGGCCGGATGCTGAGCGTGAAACGGTCCGGAATCTGACCGTGGAACTGGTCCCGGAACGCTATTTCGAACACGGATAA
- a CDS encoding response regulator transcription factor, with the protein MRGALAAVLARENDLDVVADVDRSEDVLQVAGRRPDVFLLDPQLPGRIRIEELCRKLAGRGVLVLIDHEAIPATSLALVKQAPRIGLIATDATTDQLVQAVRDVAKGLPVVDVRLAVAALKAGDNPLTDRECEVLRQVTTGATAQEVARTLSLSAGTVRNYLSRILTKTGSRSRIEAIRKAYEAGWI; encoded by the coding sequence GTGCGAGGTGCACTGGCCGCGGTGCTGGCAAGGGAGAACGACCTGGACGTGGTGGCTGACGTGGACCGCTCCGAGGACGTGCTCCAGGTGGCGGGCCGGCGTCCGGACGTGTTCCTGCTCGACCCGCAACTGCCCGGCCGGATCCGGATCGAGGAGCTCTGCCGCAAACTCGCCGGCCGTGGCGTGCTGGTGCTGATCGACCACGAGGCGATCCCCGCGACAAGCCTCGCGCTGGTCAAGCAGGCGCCGCGGATCGGGCTGATCGCGACGGATGCCACCACCGACCAGCTGGTCCAGGCGGTCCGCGACGTGGCGAAGGGGCTGCCGGTGGTCGACGTACGGCTGGCTGTGGCCGCTCTGAAGGCCGGGGACAACCCGCTGACGGACCGTGAGTGCGAGGTGCTGCGTCAGGTCACCACCGGAGCGACCGCCCAGGAGGTGGCCCGCACACTCAGCCTCAGCGCCGGCACGGTCCGCAACTACCTGTCCCGGATCCTCACGAAGACAGGTTCGCGAAGCCGCATCGAGGCGATCCGGAAGGCTTACGAGGCCGGCTGGATCTGA